The DNA segment CGGTGAAAATTCCAGATAATTGGATGATCGTCAAAGCACGTCAGATGGTTTGATCATTGGATCCGGACCTTACGGGAGACTTTGCCGAGTTTTTCGGGTTACTCACTCATATAACTTTGTAATGATTGTTTTGGCGACATTACAAGTTTTTTCTAATCATCATTACAAAACTGCCTTCCCCTATGTTTATCGTCCTTGGTAAACAGAACCAGGCTTGTGCACGAGATAccaaaaagttgaaagaggagctCTTGGCTATTTATTTATCATACTTCTCTCGTTTCTCACATCTTATTCTTCCTTTTATCCTTTATGTGCATAACATAAGTGCATATGTGTTATACTTCGCCATTACGAGTATAAACCAGTCAGAGTTCAGTGAAGTCACACTATCGATCACAAGCACAAACAATCCGCACCATGGCCGATACCCTCCCGACCAATACCAAAGACTCTCCctccgcttcctcctctaccacccccactcctcctcatcgatcttcttccctatCTCAAAGTGTGACAACCAAGTTTCAGAATCTGATCGATGCACCCGGCTCTACCAACCTCATATCGATATACGCATGTTTCCTCACCGGTCtaacatcatcaccatcattcaCAGCATGTTATATCTGGTGTGGGTTCCAGACTGGAAACGTAGCTCAGCTGGGTCTGGCCATAGCCAGGACATTCTCACCACTGGGAGAAAGGACATATGGGTTCCAGAAACCTGATCAACAAGCTCTTACGAGTTTACTGAGCTTCTGGCTTGGTACGAGTCTaggtagattgggtgatAAGATCggggcgaggaggaggacatggCTGGTACTTGCTACATTCATCCAGGCGTTGCTGGCTATGGCTGCGGCTTTGGCGGCGCATTACTGTGGCCAGGATGGAATTGCTACGTGAGTACTATATTGCCATTCCGTCGACTTGAAGCCTTTGAAGGGAAGTACGCGGACAACAGCTGATCGAAATGAGTTGGTAGACATCGTGGCGATCCTTCATGGACAAACCCCTCGGGAATGGCTGCTCTAGCTTTCATTTCTGCTACGATGGGTATTCAGGGTATTGTTGGAAAAGTAAGTTAAACCCATCTCAACTTGCAAGGTATCTTGACGTGTTATACCAATGCTATGGTCATCTTAGCGGATCGCGAGTCCCATGAACACCACCGTCGTCTTGACAACTACCGTAAGTCTGATTGCCCTGCTCCCCATCCTCTCCGCTCCACATTCCTTAACATGGAACAGCACATGCTGACTATTCTCAATGCTCCTGTAGTGGGTCGAAATCTTCAACGATCCCTTATTGTTCGCCTTCAAGTATACCCCATCTAGAGACATCAGAATAGCAGGTGGATTCGCAGTCTTCGTGGGCGCCTTCGTGTCCAGAGCTATTTTAGACGGAGGTGGTCAAGCTGCTGCTTTGGGTGCTTTGGCTGGATTTAGGATGATTCAGTGTATATGGTGGTTCTTCATCCCTGACAAGCCGGTGAAGGCTGATAAAGCGTAATGTTGGGTTGGAGGTaggatggagaagattgGCTCTTAGGAGAAGGGGTTGTGCTAGATTGTATAGATCAGGATAACGGAGGGACGGAAGGATAGAATTCGTATAATTGGGGACTTTCGTTGATGACCGCTGAGTGCTGTTCCACTCTTTGTTTTCTCTTCATTACATTGATATAGGGCTTTTCGAAAGTATGCATATTCCAATACTTGCAATTGATCATACTGCTTTCTAGACGGTTCGTCTGACCATCACTACCAGCTATTATACATTGAAAGCTATGGTCATTGTGTACAAGGCGGTGGTCAAGGAAGAAAATTGTCTACCATATTCGAAGATATTCGATACATAGCTACGATCTCTATACAAACACCAAAATATGGAATCACGATCAAATAGAAACACCTGAACCACTCTTGACTTCACCGAAATTCTCCAATACTTCAAGATTACCATGTTTGAATTTCGTTCCAGGGGCATTACCGTAAGTATTCGCTCCGTGTACCGCTTTCACTCGAGCTGCGACGTATTCCCCAGCAGTCACTGCTGTCTTCTCGTCCGTGGCTTTATCCTCTGGTGTGAGGTAACCTAATCGCTCGAGTAAGGGGGATGGAGCCACTACGACGGGTACATCGTCGTTCGGTCGACAGCCGTAAAGAACCCCGATCCGACTATGAGGGTCAGAGTCAGCCCCGGCCAAGCCAAAACACAGGGAGAAAAATCGGAGGTGGACTTACTGAATATGCGCTTGATCAGGTGGTGGTCTGGTGACTCGGTGGATTGTACTCCGCAAGTACCCTAAACATGCAGGATCAGTCGTTGAATGGTCGACACATGTCGATGGACGCAATACTCACCCTTCGTCATGAAGCTCAAGGTATCAGCTACATTGACGACTATCGAACCCTTCTTAGGTTTGATATCCCTATAAGTACCATCTGCAAACTTGACTTGAAGGCCCGAAACGGTCTGAGAGAAGAGCAAGGTCAAAGAACCGTAATCTGTGTGAGCCCATGACCAGAGGTTATTACATTTGGCATCGTCTTCTTCCGATCGAGGGTGAtacatcatctaccatcGTACACTTTGCTCAGCTAACAAGATGACTGTGATCTGGATAGAGAGGGATACTTACATATCTTAGGTGATCCTGACTGACTTTCTCATAATCATGCCTATCCACAAAGTAATTCTCTGGCAACTCCAATGCCAGAGCGAAGAGGACAAACAATTTACGAGCCACATCGTACCAACATCTTCGGTGAAAATCGGATATCTCAGCTTCGTGAGCCTTGATAATGTCATGTCTTGGGGTGTTGGCAAAGTCTTTAGTGTATTTCGGTACGTTGAGTAGCTCCATGTTATCCAGTACGTCAGTACCATTTATGGTCCTCTCGTATGCCTAAAATCACACCCATATTCCTCAGTCAGCCTCCTTCTGAAAGAAGCCAGAGGGGAGGTAAGCTTACCGCTCTGTAGCCCAGGTATCCCCCATTCTTGGCGTCAATGCTATTCgatttcctctcttccagcGGCAGATTGTAGAATGCCTGCCCAATAGCAAATTGatcttcgatctcctcttccgaaAACCCAGTGTTGGTGACTGACCAGAAACCTAgatcttcaacttccaagGCGTGTTTGACCCTCTTGACTAGCTCGGCTCTACCTTCCGGTTGGTCGAAGAGGTCGAGAGGGAGTTCTGTAAGATCCGCCCAGTCGAGCTCGTGTGTCGTTGGAGCGGGACGGTCCCATTTGGGGATTGGGTAGGAGATAGCCATGTTGCTTGACTTTCTGATTGTTTAAAGAGTTTGAGAGTTTAATGCGAGTGGATATGAGGAGACTGTGTTCCGAGGCTTACGGTACTTGACGATATAGTACGTTTGCAGTCTTTTATACGTTCATGCTCGCACTCATGCGGCCTACGTTTCATGACGAGAATCAGTTCCGATATTGACAACGAATCTTCCGCTATGTTCACTGAAAACCTTTTTCGCAGACCACCGCATCAAGCAGCACGCCATGATTATCCTCATCTCCAGCTCCATTTACAAATCACTCTCACCACAGATGATGTTTTTTGCAAGTCCGAAAACATCGTTGGCATGCTTCTTCGCAAACCGGACATGGTCTACTGCCACTCAAAACGCAATATCTCGTTGATCCGAGCTCCGAGCGCCGTGGATACGTTTATCAAATCTTAGGTAGTTTGAACACGTATTTGTCCCTGAGCTCGTGATTGGTTCCTGCATTTTGCAAAACAACCTATCAACCAATCAAGCTGTCCAGGAATGAATATGCTTGCACCTGCCAATCCCATTCGATGGGGTGAGCTCAATCTTGGGTATAACGTAATTTTCCATGCCTCCACCAGGGACCATGAAAAAAGGTGAAAATATCTTTCGACTCAGCTCCGAGTTCAGATCCGGATGTCGATCGGAATAGCGCAATCTCAACTAATCTTCATTGCTTATCCAATTTTATGAATGTTTCATGAGCTCGTAGTATCCTCAACGAATAAGGACAGTGGCATATAAAGGAGACGCGGGCAATCTACAATAAACAAGATCCCCTTAGAccgagaaggaggaagctaTCAACCAAGCTAGGTGTGAAGCAACACACGAGTATCGAAGAGAACACAGTCATTTCACTCCGAGACCCGACAATTTCTAGAGAAAGAGCCCCTGCAGATCTTCTGTCAAGATGAGCTCGGCAGATTCAAGTGAAGTCGCTAGACTTCGAGAAGCGGAGAAGCGAGTGGTCCGAAAGATCGATCGATTGCTCTTACCTATCATGCTGGTGACTTATGGATTACAGTACTATGATAAATCGGTTCTGGGTACTGCGGCTGTCTATGGTATACTGAAAGATCTGGTGAGTATGATCACTCTTTATAAGCCACTAATAACGAAAGACAACGACTGATACCCTCGTGATGAACAGGATCTCACTCGAACGGTCAACGGTGTGACCTATACTACACGATATAGTACCGCTACCGCTGCGTTCTACTACGGTTACATCGTTGCTGTGAGTCAACGTGGAACGTGAATGTAAGCCGATGAACGTGTAGCTGATGGTCAATTGACAGGTGCTTCCTATGGGTCTCTTGTTCGCTCGTCTTCCACTAGCCAAGACAGCCGCTGTGTGTGTAGTGATCTGGGGCTTGGTCTGTATCCTCACGGTAGTATGCCACAACTACCCAGGCTTCGTCGCTCAGAGGGTCATACTGGGTTTTGTCGAGTCGGCTGTATCGCCCGCATTTGTAGCTGTCTGTGCGTTGTGGTGGAAACCGCAAGAACAGGCTAAACGTATTGGGTTTTTCTATTCTGCCACTGGGGTGagtcttccttctctctcaacGCCCGCATCACAGTCATCCATAAGTGATGTcctggtactggtactgaTCACCTTGAATACAGGTTTTCAGCATGTTCTCGGCCCTGATCAATATCGGCCTGGGCAAGACCGGCGGTTCCCACCCCTGGAAATCAATGTACTACTTCTGCGGCTCACTCACAATCGCATGGGGATTCGTCATCTACTTCTTCATGCCTGACTCCCCCCTGAAACCCGGACGATACTTCACCGAAGAGGAAAAACAAATCCTCATCAAGCGATTCGAAGAGAACCCATGGGGAAACTCTCAACAGAAGATCAAACTGTATCAAATCCTTGAAGCATTTTTGGAAATCAAATCGTGGATTTACATGTTGATGGGTGCTGCGATCTATATATGTAATGGTTCGGTCACAGCGTTCGGAGCTAGGATCATCTCTGGTTTTGGATATAGTAGTTTACAGTCTACTGCGTTGCTCGTTCCCGGAGGATTTGTTACGGTCGTCACTATTGCTTTCTTCTCGTACTTTGCGGATAAGTACAAGAATATCAGgactttggtgagttgcttcTTAGTCATTTCAACTGGGATCTGAGCTGAATAGAGGTATATAAATAGCTTCTTCCTGCAAGTTGTATTCCTGTAGTGGTCGGTGCTCTGGTAGTGTAAGCGTTATTCCTCCCGTCGAACGGGTGTACTGAGCTGACTAAATTTACGTCGATTCACAGCTGGCTCGCACCTTGGCATCCTACCGTTGGCCCGTTGATCGGTTATTACCTTGTGGCGAGTTTCGGTGCTCCCTATGTGGTAAGTATGATCTCTTTCGTTTCAAAAGGTTGAGGTACTCAGAAGTGTTGACGATTCCTTTCAGCTCCTCCTATCTCTGGCCGCAGCAAACACAGCGGGCGCGACCAAAAAAGGAGTAACCTCAGGATTCATCTTCGTGGGATATAATATCGGTAACATCGTAGCCTCCTAGTGAGTCCATTCCTCTGATCCCTACTACCCacctgatactgatgattgatgaaaTGCCATTTTCGTAGTCTCGTATTCGCTCAAGAGAAACGTATCAAATACCGCTCCACCTGGATCGCCGTCATAGTCTGTATGGTCTTTGCCTCGGCCGCTTCTATCATACTTCGATATCTCTACATAGCAGAGAACAAACGACGAGATAATCTAGCGATCGGAGGGAACAAAGCTGCCAGTCCAATCGAGGGGGGTGAGTCGGCGGAATCAGCTGAGAAATTGGCTGGGGAAGGTCACACGGACGTTCCTATTATTGAGAATGTGGGGCGGTATCAGGATAAGACGGATAAGGAGTTGTTGGAGTTCAGATATACCCTTTAGACCAGTTTATTTTTAGTATAGTATCGTGTTAGTCTGCGAAGGTTAGTTTTGTTAGAATTTCTTGGTATGCATGAGCTCGTAAAACACCTTACTCATACAGATTGCGGACATATGTCAACACAGTAATCAGAAACATGCCATATCTGAAGCACACACATTGATATACAATTCATACAACTTGTTGGCTCCGACGAGTATTTAGTTCGCATCAGGATTATTCCCCAGCGGGTAATTCAGACTAGACACTATAGCGTCCCAATCAGGCGTAGACATGGTTATCCTCCCATCCGCAGCATTGCTATTCGGATTAGTCCCATCTGCGCTGAACCCGATTCCAGTCTGTGCTGTAGGAGCAGCAACATTGATCGTATTACTTGGTGGTGCCGAGCCCAGTATAGCGGACAGATCAGGTAACTGCGCAGTAGAAGGATGACCACCTATAATGACAGTATCAGGTGGAAGATCTTTGATTTCCATAGCTGCTTTCTGAGTAGCTACTAAGACTCCTCCCTTGGGATGTGTCGGATCTCTGAGGAAGGTCACTCCGTGTACTACAGTCTCGGGTAATCTGTTTAATACACCTGGGATAGGGTTGAGTCCCCGTCGGAATGTATCGAGATCGTAGGATGTGAATCCTTCTTGTGCTGCTTTCTGTGCGCAGGAATATAGTAGAGAGATTACTTGAAGTTGCTGAAAAGGGATACCAACGATTAATCACGGGGATGTAAGATGACAGATGAGTACAAAGGAGGATACTCACAGAAGTTTGTAAAGGCATTCTACCCTCGCCCCAACCTTCTATCCATCTAGTGGTAGTTTCCCTGAACTTCTCCAGAATGACTAcaccatcccattccctccgCCTAGCATAGGAATGATACTGCACTAAACCCATAAGGCCCAACGCATATGGACCAAAGAAGAGCAAATCGCCTAGTTCATCTTGATTGGTCGCCCATTCCAGTGCGACACGGGTCGCTGGATTCAGATCTAGCCAGACTGGTATGTCGAGGGACAAGTCTATATGAGAGGGACAGATGAAGGACCAGCGCATAAAGGGACGATAGAGGAGGAATGTCACTGTTGTATGTAGCAGATGTAGGATACCTAAACATCGTAAAGTTGGTCAGCTTGGGAAAAGTCAAGAAGGTTTTGAAGGGGTTGAGACTGACCTGCAGGTAAACTTGACCATGCTCCGTTGAAAGTGAGAATGGGGGGTAattcttctttccatctcaaCAGCCTGACTCGTATATCCTGGATATCCTGATTTCTGGTCTTGTTGATACCGTTAATACCATACACCTTAGCCAACAGATCAGATAGGATCAAAGTAAGGGTGAACAGGTGATGGAAGAAAACATTTTCCCCTCTTTGAAACAAATCGGATAATCCGGAGGGAAGAGAGCTCGAAGGTATTATAGGTCGCACTCCTGTCCGAGCTGCGTTCCTGTTTGAAACATCAATATCTACTGATACTCTGTAAGTTCCATGACACGTACCATTGGTCCAGGATGACCGCACATTGCCAGATCCTACGATCTGTCTCTCCATCAGGATCCCCCAAGTCCGCTTGATCCATTGATAGGTCTTGTGCCTGTCATCTCTATATCAGCAGGAGATGATACCGTTGGACTTTGAGATTACTCACCAGCCTGATAGCTCCTGATAATCTAGTTCTGGAGACACTTTCCGACGATGCTGCTCCGTTCTGCAGAGCCAACTCATCTACCAGGCAAGTGACCAAGAGCGTCTGTACGCTCTGCCGACTTGGGTCACTCATTGTATCTGAATGAACATGACAGTATGTGTAAGCCAAACCCTCTCTCACAGCTCTTTGTTCGCTCACCTTGCTCGTGCATCTCCTGAGTGACGATGTAATTCAAACAATCAAAGATCTCCTTTGGGCAATTCCGCctagcagcagcaacagcagccATGGCATGACATAATGTCTGTGTGACTTCCGGCATATCCTCTCTCGTCACTATAGGCATCAGAGGACTGACATGTACCAGGAAAGTCTCAACTAAGCGATTGACAACCTCTGTCCAACTCGGTGATCTTAGGGCTTCGAGGACATGCGATGGAGGGTCTGAAGAGTCTGGTGGAGGACGATTAGGGATTATAATTCGCATATAGCCGTTGCCCGATTCAGGTGGGTGTACTACCATAGACAGATTGTTGAGTTCGTCGTATTCTGATAGATAGGAGATTGGCAAAGTGGGGGTTGAATGGAGGATATATGATATGGCAGTTGGACCTGGACATTGTGAAACGGATAAGTGCGAATCTCATCTCAAGGGTCAAGAACATACCTTCTCTCCGTGTTGAAGTGGTTCTCAGTGGTGTCAAGCCAAGGACACTCCTTGCTCTAGGTACGACGACGGGTGTGGAATGCCTTATTTCGCTCTCTGCTCTATCCAAGaacatcctcccctcatcaacGTGTTCTGCACCTCTGGGACTACCTGCATTATCGTCGACTGACCATACTGCGCCGTGCGATTGGTACAGTCCATTCCGTATACGTTTCGTCCGAGACGCTGTGAGGGGTAGATCGAATGTACATGTCAAAGAAGCAGTATTGCACGCTTGACACAAGTCTCGACGTGTGTCTAGTGGCTCGCACCTGTTGCTTGATCAACACGGGTTTCATTCCTCCTTTAGTCAATATCAAGCTTACTTTGTTTTCTGTGGCGGCAAGTCATCAAGTGAGCAGGCTACCTCAGAAGCTGAAGGTCTAACAGTGCTCACCTTGGTCCTACATCTATCACAAGCCTGCAAGTTCTTCGGTCTATATTGACCATCGgccttcctctttcccttaTCCGCTGAACTGGGGTGTGCATTACTCTGATCTGACCGAGGGGTAGTGGGAAGTCTTGATGGTCCACTCTCTGGATACTCCATGGCTGGCTGTTAAAGACGCTGCATGGGGATGGGTGTGTGTACTATGGACTATGGTATGTCAAGTTAATGGCGCTGGATTGCTCTTCGGCAATTGGAGGTTGAGTGGTTGTTTCTATTTGTGGTCCTGTTTAcccgatgatgatgatgccatCAATCAGCTCCGAAAGGATGTCTAGTCCAGCCAGTCAGGTGGATATCGCCGACACGAATAGGAAAGGATAGGTCGGGTGTAGCTGATAATTTTACTTTATGCGGTCTGATCGGAATTTCCCAGCCTGACTCCTGACTCCCCGGGGATAAGGATACCCCTTTGTTTTTCCGGCTAAGACCGAGGCTAGAATCAATGCCAAGAAGTGAAACGTCGTCATCGCCAAGATCAACATGTCTACGccatccctctctttctGTAAAACAAGCATGGCCATTTGCCGCTCACCCAGGGTACCGAGGCCCCGCTAGTATGTCCACACCCGCTTTAACCACACATACCCACAGTACCAAAAGAATAACATCATACACTCCAGTGAATGCCAAGAACCCCTAACGTGCTCTACGAGTATATCGCCCAATCAAAGTCTCTCACCGTGCGTTACCGACCGTGCCAAGAAATAACCTAAACCCCATCTTATCAATCTTTCCTTGATCCGTGATCGTTTAGACATACTTAAACTTTTGGATCGTGGCGGAACATCAGAGATTATGGGTTTGAAAACGAACGGTCATATCCACCTGTATGTAAGGAAGCGTACTTGGCTTCTTGGCATTCATTACCAATGTCTACATCGATACATCTCATCGGTCCGATGTTCATGGGTACCACCCCACCATAAAAACTTCACATAGTCATATATAAAGATGCGATCTGACGGATAAAGGGGATCtatcccctctttctcttttgtttctcttctcttgatcaATAATAATATCGCTAAATATCAATCATAATATGGCGACTGAGAAATATACGACAAAGACAAATCCTGATAGTAATGCTGAGAAGGGTATCTCTCGAGCAGATACCGGAGCAACCGCTACTTCCCAATCATTACCTTTCAAACCTCATACAGCTCCATCAGCCAAGGTCCTAGATGCCCTGGGAGCAAATGCTTCCAAAGGTCTTTCTGAGGCTGATAGCAAAAAGAGATTAGAGCAATATGGACCAAACAGGTTGAAACCACCTAAGAAGCCCAGCATATTCAATATCGTGCTGAGGCAGATCGGAAATGCCATGACGGTCATTCTGAGTGAGTACCCTTCCTTTAATCCAAACCAGAAAATAATGAAATCAGGGTTGTGTGAGGGTTGAGGGTCGCCAAGCTGATGATTCGTATTTTTATGACATAGTCGCGGCAATGGCCGTTTCGTTCGGTACGATGGACTGGATCAGTGGTGGTGTCATTGGTGCTTTGGTGGTTTTGAATGTTACCGTGGGAACAATTACGGAATGGCAAGCTGAAAAGGTGAGTACTGTACGACCCAACATGCCATAAACCGGGGTATGAACTGATACAAGGATGATTTATCACATAGACCGTAGCAAGTCTTGAGTCCGTTGGTGCACCTCAAGCTACCGTCATCAGATCTTCAGATGGCAGAGAAAGTACCACCAAAGTCATTGCTGTCGAAGAAGTCGTCCCTGGTGATTTGGTACTTCTCAAAAATGGTGATATCGTCCCTGCCGATGGTAGAGTCCTTGAAGGTCACTGCAGTAACTTGGAATGTGACGAGGCGTTTTTGACGGGTGAATCTCTGCCTGTGGCCAAACAATCTGATCCtgtcgatgaggaagactGTCCCGTTGGGTAAGTAAGACCCACCTCTCATAAATTTGCAACGCAAGCTCATACCTTCTGCGACAGTGACCGACTCAGTATGGTGTTCTCCGGTGCCCAAGTGACGAAGGGAAGAGCTCGAGTAGTCATCACTTCGACTGGTATGAACACTGAGATCGGTAAAATTGCTCAAGCGCTCGAATCGAAGGCCAAGAAGACTGATACCGGTTTCAAGGCTTATTGGTACAAGTTCAAGGTTGTTATGGGTGTTGCCGAAACTACTCCTCTGCAAATCAAGTGGGTTGAATTCTGCTTACGAGCAAAGATAGGAACTTGACCGTATACTGATTCACTTGGATGTAGATTGAACAAACTCGCTTACTTCTTGCTCGGTTGCGCCATCGTCATCGCCATCATTGTGGTCGCTTCTACTGGATTCAAGAACGTCCCTCTATCAGTTGCTACATACGCTGTCGCAGCTGCTGTGTCCATCTTGCCCGCTTCCCTTATTGCTGTCGTCAGTTTGACATTGGCTCGAGCATCCACCGATCTCGCTCAACGAAATGCCCTGGTTAGACGAATGGATGCTATCGAAGCTTTGGCTGGTGTTGAGAATGTCTGTTCTGATAAAGTAAGTTCACTGCCCATCCATCGGAAAACTCGAATTGACGTTCTATGAACATTTTAGACTGGTACACTCACCGTCGGTCGAATGGTCGTTCGTAAATTCTGGGTACCTGCCCTTGATCCTCGAGCCAACGAATCTGCTCCTCTCAACACCCGACGAGGTCAAGCCTATTCATTCGAAACTGGATCCGACCCCTTCTACCCCAGAGGTGAAGTTCGATCTGACCGCGAAGAAATCTCACCTGGAGGAGCAGTCCTGGACCTCAAACGTAAACCCCAACGAAAGCTTTCCGGCGATTCTACACCTGACAACGATCCTGATTCTCAGGAACTCGCATTGCAAGAACAGGTCATCCTGGTTGACGAGCTGGAACTTGGTCTAAGGGACTTGGCACTCTGTGCTTCCCTTTGTAATCAGGCTACCCTATCTCGACCTGCCGATAACGAAAGTCAATGGGAGGCTAATGGCGATCCCACCGAGATTGCTTTACAAGTTGCTGCCCACAAATTGGGACATGGTAAACCGTTTATGACCCATTCGAGACCCAGCCCTACCCGAGCCGATTCAGTCCGATCCGGCCACAGTGGACGACCACCCATCGCAGGTTCCAGAGGACACTACGAACAAATCATCGAGCACCCCTTCGATTCTACCGTCAAGCGAATGTCTATCGCCTACAAGTTCGTTCCCGACGATAACAAGGAAGCTCACGTCCAATGTTTCCTCAAAGGTGCTGTTGAGAGAGTATTCGAACTGTGTACTTCTGTCCATGGTGAACCTTTGACCGACGAACGAAAGAAAGATATTATGGTTAAGGTTGATGCGCTCGCTGCTCAGGGTCTTAGAGTCTTAGCGCTGTGTGGCAAGCGATTACCCTCAAGATCAGCGGACGAAGTCAAGGCTATGCCCAGAGATCAATTCGAGAACGATTTTGCCTTTTTGGGTCTGGCTGGTATCTTTGATCCTCCAAGGAAGGAATCTCCAGGAGCTGTTGCCGATTGTCTCAGAGCTGGTATCACCCCTAGAATGTTGACTGGTGATCACCCCGCTACTGCTACTGCCATCGCCCTTAACATTGGTATCCTCGAGAAAGCCTATTCTAAGGATGCGGTCATGACTGGACAACAATTCGATGCGCTcagtgaagatgagattgataaaTTACCGGAACTAC comes from the Kwoniella bestiolae CBS 10118 chromosome 2, complete sequence genome and includes:
- a CDS encoding potassium/sodium efflux P-type ATPase, fungal-type, which produces MATEKYTTKTNPDSNAEKGISRADTGATATSQSLPFKPHTAPSAKVLDALGANASKGLSEADSKKRLEQYGPNRLKPPKKPSIFNIVLRQIGNAMTVILIAAMAVSFGTMDWISGGVIGALVVLNVTVGTITEWQAEKTVASLESVGAPQATVIRSSDGRESTTKVIAVEEVVPGDLVLLKNGDIVPADGRVLEGHCSNLECDEAFLTGESLPVAKQSDPVDEEDCPVGDRLSMVFSGAQVTKGRARVVITSTGMNTEIGKIAQALESKAKKTDTGFKAYWYKFKVVMGVAETTPLQIKLNKLAYFLLGCAIVIAIIVVASTGFKNVPLSVATYAVAAAVSILPASLIAVVSLTLARASTDLAQRNALVRRMDAIEALAGVENVCSDKTGTLTVGRMVVRKFWVPALDPRANESAPLNTRRGQAYSFETGSDPFYPRGEVRSDREEISPGGAVLDLKRKPQRKLSGDSTPDNDPDSQELALQEQVILVDELELGLRDLALCASLCNQATLSRPADNESQWEANGDPTEIALQVAAHKLGHGKPFMTHSRPSPTRADSVRSGHSGRPPIAGSRGHYEQIIEHPFDSTVKRMSIAYKFVPDDNKEAHVQCFLKGAVERVFELCTSVHGEPLTDERKKDIMVKVDALAAQGLRVLALCGKRLPSRSADEVKAMPRDQFENDFAFLGLAGIFDPPRKESPGAVADCLRAGITPRMLTGDHPATATAIALNIGILEKAYSKDAVMTGQQFDALSEDEIDKLPELPLVVARCAPETKVRMVDAIHRRGQKTVMTGDGVNDSPALKRADVGVGMGTGSDVAKQSARIVLSDDNFSTIIRAIRKGRSVFKNLAKFLLYLLSGNLAEIIVLMIGLAFKDENGQSVFPLSAVAALWINTLAAGPPALALGLEPTAVDAMEQPPTAFHQIFTLEFYVDLVFYGVLMGALSLVNFVIVLWGYFPGDLGRYCNEGDSDICDPVFQARATCFSTLVIMLMIHGLECKHFTKGIMQVNLRDNKVLLWSVLVLALGTFPVVYIPVINDKVFLHGSLKWEWGIVFGMIFVYLGCTELYKWCKRIYIRRTQVPAPSRGPSDKTLRMENTIAPV